The following are from one region of the Klebsiella aerogenes genome:
- a CDS encoding CoA transferase subunit A, with protein sequence MAGLDKRVASYEAALEGLTDGMTLLAGGFGLCGIPENLIAEVKRRRVQGLTVVSNNCGVDGFGLGMLLEARQVRKVVASYVGENALFAQLALSGELAVELTPQGTLAEKIRAGGAGIPGFYTATGYGTPVAEGKEVHQFDGKNYILEEAIRGDFALVKGWKADWYGNVVYRHTAQNFNPLMATAGRITVVEVEEIVAPGELPPSAIHTPGIYVDRLIVGQFEKRIEQRTLRAGGN encoded by the coding sequence ATGGCAGGACTGGATAAACGCGTCGCCAGCTATGAAGCGGCACTGGAAGGATTAACCGACGGCATGACGCTGCTGGCTGGCGGTTTTGGCCTGTGCGGCATCCCGGAAAATTTAATTGCCGAGGTTAAACGCCGCCGGGTTCAGGGGCTGACCGTGGTCTCTAACAACTGCGGCGTCGATGGCTTCGGTCTCGGCATGCTGCTGGAAGCTCGCCAGGTACGCAAAGTCGTGGCCTCCTACGTTGGCGAAAACGCCCTCTTTGCGCAGCTGGCGCTGAGCGGCGAACTGGCCGTGGAACTCACGCCGCAGGGAACGCTTGCGGAAAAAATCCGCGCCGGCGGCGCCGGGATCCCCGGTTTCTATACCGCCACCGGCTACGGAACCCCGGTGGCGGAAGGGAAAGAGGTCCACCAGTTCGACGGTAAAAATTACATCCTCGAAGAGGCCATTCGCGGCGATTTCGCACTAGTGAAGGGCTGGAAGGCCGACTGGTACGGCAATGTGGTCTATCGCCATACCGCGCAGAATTTTAACCCGCTGATGGCCACCGCCGGGCGCATCACGGTGGTGGAAGTTGAAGAGATCGTCGCGCCCGGCGAACTACCGCCCAGCGCTATCCACACGCCCGGTATTTATGTTGACCGTCTGATCGTCGGGCAATTCGAAAAACGCATTGAACAACGCACGCTGCGCGCAGGGGGAAACTGA
- a CDS encoding LysR family transcriptional regulator, with translation MRMSVKQLRAFLAVAHTLNFAHASERLNLSQPALSLTIKGLEESLGGALLQRSTRKVTLTQEGETFLPMARQLLADWDNAEEAMRQSFTLQRGKISVAAMPSFAANVLPEVLKTFRDRYAGVNVTVHDVINEQVIEMVREGRVEMGIAFEPSPTNNLLFTPLAVDRFMAIVPKTSPLASKKQLSWRELLTLDFITLQRPSAVRLMLEEELARSGSQLDVALESHQLVTVGRMVASGLGGSAVPALCRSQMQSLGAVCLPLTDPPIEKCIGVIHAGHMQLSKAAQALLDTLKGFLPAQEGNR, from the coding sequence ATGAGAATGAGTGTCAAACAGTTACGCGCGTTTTTAGCGGTAGCTCACACTCTCAATTTCGCCCACGCCAGCGAGCGGCTGAATCTGTCGCAGCCAGCCTTGAGCTTGACCATTAAGGGGTTGGAAGAGTCGCTGGGCGGCGCGTTGTTGCAGCGCAGCACCCGCAAAGTGACATTAACCCAGGAGGGGGAAACCTTCCTGCCGATGGCGCGCCAGCTGCTGGCGGACTGGGATAATGCCGAAGAGGCGATGCGGCAAAGTTTCACTCTGCAACGGGGAAAAATCTCCGTTGCCGCTATGCCGTCGTTTGCCGCGAACGTGTTGCCGGAAGTGCTCAAAACCTTCCGCGATCGCTACGCGGGAGTGAATGTCACGGTACATGACGTGATTAACGAGCAGGTGATCGAGATGGTGCGCGAAGGGCGGGTCGAGATGGGGATTGCCTTTGAGCCGTCCCCCACCAACAATCTGCTGTTTACGCCGCTGGCGGTGGATCGCTTTATGGCGATCGTGCCAAAAACGTCGCCGCTGGCGAGTAAAAAACAATTGAGCTGGCGTGAACTGTTGACGCTGGATTTTATTACCCTGCAGCGGCCATCGGCGGTGCGTCTGATGCTGGAAGAAGAGTTGGCGCGTAGCGGCAGTCAGCTAGACGTGGCGCTGGAGAGCCATCAGTTAGTCACCGTAGGACGGATGGTCGCCAGCGGTTTGGGCGGCAGCGCGGTACCTGCATTATGCCGATCGCAAATGCAGTCGTTGGGCGCGGTGTGCCTGCCGCTGACCGATCCGCCGATTGAAAAGTGTATTGGCGTGATTCACGCCGGGCATATGCAGCTATCGAAAGCGGCGCAGGCCCTCCTGGATACGCTGAAGGGTTTTTTACCCGCTCAGGAGGGCAACAGGTAA
- a CDS encoding DUF535 family protein, protein MVSTTASAIKEWRKNNKVICNVKLKYKKVLRKCREIPLTGGKYKEYQQFCQTYACAKLTGATPGLVSFEDKPFKAYLNKKMSKRAKLNIAHGALQFIEKRFNPDVLPQLYNVTAFGRSMIDIPLKNGTSLEVKLLASPFQEEGELMLQMFLDNKRVYSICFSCTEQGSAWIGGIQGGKDISNDEVKALTKELYGTRPKNLIITLLYGLLRHFDIREIYAIDSDYHVKSDKVKASYSELWLDIGGEKQRRGWYKLPAEEIKKRLEEVKSKHRSQFIKREGLKELAQLDLIAALREISVGQHAH, encoded by the coding sequence ATGGTATCTACAACAGCATCGGCCATCAAAGAATGGCGGAAAAATAATAAGGTCATTTGTAACGTTAAACTTAAATATAAAAAGGTATTGCGCAAATGCAGAGAAATACCTTTAACAGGAGGAAAGTACAAGGAATATCAACAATTTTGCCAAACCTATGCCTGTGCCAAATTAACCGGCGCTACCCCGGGATTGGTCAGCTTTGAAGATAAACCTTTTAAAGCTTATTTAAATAAGAAAATGTCGAAAAGGGCCAAGCTGAATATTGCTCACGGCGCGTTACAGTTCATCGAAAAAAGGTTTAATCCGGACGTATTGCCGCAGTTGTATAATGTCACGGCGTTTGGTCGCTCGATGATCGACATCCCGTTGAAGAATGGGACCAGCCTGGAAGTGAAACTGCTGGCGTCGCCGTTTCAGGAGGAAGGGGAGCTGATGTTGCAGATGTTCCTCGACAATAAACGGGTATACAGCATCTGTTTCTCCTGCACTGAACAAGGCAGCGCGTGGATCGGCGGTATTCAGGGCGGTAAAGATATTAGCAACGATGAAGTCAAAGCGTTGACAAAAGAACTCTACGGAACGCGGCCAAAAAACCTGATTATCACTTTGCTGTACGGTTTATTGCGCCATTTTGATATCCGCGAGATCTACGCCATCGACAGCGATTACCACGTGAAGAGCGACAAGGTGAAAGCCAGTTACTCGGAGCTGTGGCTGGACATTGGCGGCGAGAAACAGCGACGCGGTTGGTACAAATTGCCTGCGGAAGAGATTAAAAAGCGTCTCGAAGAGGTCAAAAGTAAACACCGCAGCCAGTTCATTAAACGTGAAGGTTTAAAAGAGTTGGCGCAGCTGGATCTGATTGCTGCCTTACGGGAAATTAGCGTCGGTCAACACGCCCATTAA